A DNA window from Helianthus annuus cultivar XRQ/B chromosome 15, HanXRQr2.0-SUNRISE, whole genome shotgun sequence contains the following coding sequences:
- the LOC118487518 gene encoding uncharacterized protein LOC118487518: protein MELEHKAMWALKTTNLDLKTGGEARFLQIHELGELRQHAYENSVLYKEHTKKLQDKCLKDHKQFQAGDLVLLYNSRLRLFSGKLHSRWTGPYMVKEVFPYGTAAIENADGVIFKLNGHRLKLYVGGPIESAVEVIELHTPHTS from the coding sequence ATGGAGTTGGAGCACAAAGCGATGTGGGCTCTAAAAACTACAAATCTGGATCTAAAAActggaggtgaagcccggttcctTCAGATTCACGAGTTAGGGGAGCTACGACAACACGCTTATGAGAACTCCGTGTTATACAAGGAGCACACCAAGAAATTGCAGGACAAATGCTTGAAGGACCATAAACAATTCCAAGCGGGAGATCTTGTTTTACTCTACAACTCGAGGTTGCGTTTATTTTCGGGAAAATTACATTCGCGTTGGACGGGTCCGTACATGGTAAAAGAGGTATTTCCATATGGGACTGCCGCAATTGAGAACGCGGACGGCGTGATTTTCAAGttaaatgggcatcgcttgaagcTTTACGTTGGCGGGCCGATCGAGTCGGCGGTGGAGGTTATCGAGCTCCACACCCCGCATACAtcttaa